Proteins encoded together in one Thermococcus barophilus MP window:
- a CDS encoding Hsp20/alpha crystallin family protein, which translates to MVRRVRRWDIWDPFDIMREIQEEIDSIFNEFFRGPRLWSYRRWSEPEYFEERIEGVWREPFVDIFDNGNEFIITAELPGVRKEDIKVRVTDDTVYIEAQVRREKELEREGAIRVERYYSGYRRVIRLPEEVIPEKAKAKYNNGVLEIRIPKKHPTKKEGEGFEVKVE; encoded by the coding sequence GGTGAGAAGGGTGAGAAGGTGGGATATCTGGGATCCGTTCGACATAATGAGAGAGATTCAGGAGGAAATTGATAGCATCTTCAACGAGTTCTTCAGAGGCCCAAGGCTCTGGAGCTACAGAAGATGGAGCGAACCAGAGTATTTTGAGGAGAGAATTGAGGGGGTCTGGAGAGAGCCGTTCGTTGACATCTTTGACAACGGCAACGAGTTCATAATTACCGCTGAGCTCCCAGGTGTAAGGAAAGAAGACATTAAGGTTAGGGTAACTGATGACACTGTCTATATTGAAGCTCAAGTGAGGAGAGAGAAGGAACTTGAGAGAGAAGGAGCAATAAGGGTTGAAAGGTACTACAGCGGTTACAGAAGAGTCATCAGGCTTCCAGAGGAGGTTATTCCGGAGAAAGCGAAAGCAAAGTACAACAACGGTGTCCTTGAGATCAGGATTCCAAAGAAGCACCCAACAAAGAAGGAAGGGGAAGGATTTGAGGTTAAGGTGGAGTGA